From one Bacillus sp. FJAT-42376 genomic stretch:
- a CDS encoding ABC transporter permease subunit: MDKTVITAIFKKDIKQLVRTKNLFVTLIIIPLMFSTVFPVAMSCFVLFADVGSMMDPAMLQLIDKMITGLQAGTMPELNQKFFYIFTNYLYPSLFLLIPIITSSVIAANSFAGEKERRTLESLLFSPITIRELFAGKVLASFIPSAAVSFISFIIGGIIINVTGFILFEKLIFPSGKWLVLILCLSPLVMMMTILLNVIISAKVKTYQEAQNIGGIIVLPVIGMLVGQLSGLFLLGIELMLMISAGVLLLNVFLFYWIMKFNNRNSLFENQIG; this comes from the coding sequence ATGGACAAAACCGTCATCACAGCGATCTTTAAAAAAGACATCAAGCAGCTGGTCCGGACGAAAAACCTGTTTGTCACGCTTATCATCATCCCGCTGATGTTTAGCACGGTTTTCCCCGTCGCTATGTCCTGCTTCGTCCTGTTTGCGGACGTGGGAAGCATGATGGACCCGGCCATGCTTCAGCTGATCGATAAAATGATAACCGGGCTTCAAGCCGGTACAATGCCGGAGCTGAATCAGAAATTTTTCTACATCTTCACGAATTATCTGTATCCGTCCTTATTTTTGCTCATTCCAATCATCACGTCCTCTGTCATTGCCGCCAACAGCTTCGCCGGAGAAAAGGAGCGACGGACGCTGGAAAGCCTCCTGTTTTCACCAATCACCATAAGAGAGCTTTTCGCAGGGAAAGTACTGGCTTCCTTTATCCCATCGGCTGCCGTTTCCTTCATCAGCTTCATCATAGGAGGCATCATCATCAATGTGACCGGGTTCATCCTGTTTGAGAAATTAATCTTTCCGTCAGGCAAATGGCTTGTCCTGATCCTTTGTCTGTCACCGCTTGTCATGATGATGACCATCCTGTTAAACGTCATCATTTCAGCAAAAGTGAAAACCTATCAGGAAGCGCAAAATATCGGCGGAATCATCGTTCTTCCCGTCATCGGGATGCTCGTCGGCCAGCTGAGCGGGCTTTTCCTGCTTGGGATTGAGCTCATGCTGATGATATCGGCTGGAGTTCTGCTGCTGAATGTTTTCCTGTTTTACTGGATTATGAAGTTTAATAATCGGAATTCGCTGTTTGAGAATCAGATTGGATGA
- a CDS encoding SDR family oxidoreductase, with the protein MEKTKVAVITGASAGLGKGTAKVFLENGWNVVIAARTEEKLLKAKGELSKEKGRVLAVPTDVSDYGQVNHLIESAITEFGRVDVLVNNAAIDFPGSIEEVTAEQWTKVMDVNVNGVFYCSKAVFPYMKKQKSGYIINISSVAGKKGWPNATAYCSSKFALTGFTQALNGEGKPHNIRCSVVYPGGMDTDWHGGDAHPEFLAPEDCGRFLFHMVTQNPGFVVNEAVISPIVEVGYP; encoded by the coding sequence ATGGAAAAGACGAAGGTTGCCGTTATTACGGGGGCAAGTGCCGGTCTTGGAAAGGGAACGGCGAAAGTGTTTTTGGAGAATGGCTGGAATGTGGTCATCGCAGCAAGAACGGAGGAAAAGCTCCTGAAAGCGAAGGGGGAGCTGTCAAAGGAAAAGGGCCGGGTTCTTGCCGTCCCGACGGATGTTTCCGATTACGGCCAGGTTAATCATCTGATTGAATCGGCGATAACGGAATTCGGGAGAGTGGACGTTTTGGTCAACAATGCAGCCATTGACTTTCCAGGCTCCATTGAGGAAGTGACAGCTGAACAGTGGACAAAAGTGATGGATGTGAATGTAAACGGAGTATTTTACTGCTCGAAGGCTGTATTTCCCTATATGAAAAAGCAAAAGTCCGGGTATATCATCAACATCTCTTCAGTGGCCGGAAAGAAAGGCTGGCCCAATGCGACAGCCTATTGCTCGTCGAAGTTTGCCCTCACCGGTTTTACACAGGCTCTGAACGGAGAAGGAAAGCCCCATAATATCCGCTGCTCCGTCGTGTATCCGGGCGGAATGGATACGGATTGGCACGGGGGAGACGCGCATCCTGAATTTTTGGCGCCGGAGGACTGTGGAAGATTCCTGTTTCATATGGTCACTCAAAACCCGGGCTTTGTCGTAAACGAAGCGGTGATTTCTCCCATTGTGGAAGTCGGGTACCCATAA
- a CDS encoding MBL fold metallo-hydrolase, giving the protein MKIEFLGTGGAMTIPRPLCRCAVCEEARELGVPYSRSGPSLFIHGLNLLFDTPEDIYFQINRSSIPSIDGVFYSHWHPDHVMGRRILESLNADWRNHPPNHTKTKVYLPKQVAVDFQRFLGSGDHFAFFEQQGFVDLRELKDGDSVWVKDTIITPFRLAEDYVYAFLLENSGEKVVIAMDETNNWKPGPEVKGADLAILPAGIFVTHPLTGERLIAADHPLLKEECTFTETIEIIKALGAKKTMLTHIEEISGLSHDDLKEVEKVLAAEKLNVEFAYDTLIVHTDHQ; this is encoded by the coding sequence ATGAAAATCGAATTTCTTGGCACAGGCGGGGCGATGACGATCCCAAGGCCGCTATGCCGGTGCGCGGTTTGTGAGGAAGCGAGAGAGCTTGGTGTCCCCTACAGCCGTTCCGGTCCAAGTCTATTTATACACGGGCTCAATCTTCTCTTCGATACGCCCGAAGACATCTATTTTCAAATCAACCGGTCCTCCATTCCATCCATCGATGGTGTGTTTTATTCGCATTGGCATCCGGATCATGTGATGGGCCGACGGATTTTGGAGTCGCTGAATGCGGATTGGAGAAATCATCCGCCCAATCACACGAAGACAAAGGTGTATTTGCCGAAGCAGGTAGCCGTGGATTTTCAGCGCTTCCTTGGCAGCGGGGATCACTTTGCATTCTTCGAGCAGCAGGGATTTGTGGATCTTCGTGAATTAAAAGACGGCGATTCCGTCTGGGTGAAGGACACGATCATCACACCGTTCCGGCTGGCCGAAGACTATGTGTATGCCTTTTTACTCGAGAATTCCGGGGAAAAAGTCGTGATCGCCATGGATGAAACGAACAACTGGAAACCGGGTCCGGAGGTAAAGGGCGCGGACCTTGCTATCCTGCCGGCGGGCATTTTCGTGACGCATCCGCTGACCGGAGAGCGATTGATTGCAGCCGATCATCCTCTATTAAAAGAAGAATGTACGTTTACAGAAACCATTGAAATCATCAAAGCGCTTGGGGCGAAAAAAACCATGCTGACCCATATCGAAGAAATCAGCGGCTTGAGCCATGACGACCTGAAAGAGGTTGAAAAAGTACTGGCGGCAGAGAAGCTGAATGTGGAATTTGCCTACGATACCCTTATCGTCCATACGGATCATCAATAG
- a CDS encoding fumarate hydratase, with translation MEKFYESMVELIVETSTRLPKDVRRAIQKAKLGENAGTRAAMSLDTITDNIAMADENVSPICQDTGLPTFKLKVPVGANQIKMKEAIKRAIAEATKTGKLRPNSVDSLTGGNTGDNLGDGTPVIKFEQWENDYIDARLILKGGGCENKNIQYSLPCELDGLGRAGRDLDGIRKCVMHSVYQAQGQGCSAGFIGVGIGGDRTSGYELAKEQLFRSNEDVNPIPELRELEEYVLENANKLGIGTMGFGGETTLLGCKAGAINRIPASFFVSVAYNCWAFRRLGMKINPETGDIQEWLYQEGEEIDFAKEVAAAAEEIAPAEEIILEAPITEEKIRSLKVGDVVKITGMMYTGRDAIHKYLSENDAPIDLNGQIIYHCGPVMLKDENEQWHVKAAGPTTSIREEPYQGDIMKRFGIRAVIGKGGMGAKTLKALEEHGGVYLNAIGGAAQYYADCIKSVEGVDLMQFGIPEAMWHLKVQDFKAVVTMDSHGNSLHQDVEQSSLERLAQFKEPVFK, from the coding sequence TTGGAGAAATTTTATGAGAGCATGGTTGAGCTGATTGTGGAAACATCCACACGGCTTCCAAAGGATGTAAGAAGAGCGATTCAAAAAGCAAAATTAGGTGAAAACGCAGGGACGCGCGCCGCGATGTCGCTCGACACCATTACCGATAATATCGCCATGGCGGACGAGAATGTCTCGCCAATCTGCCAGGATACGGGCCTGCCAACCTTTAAATTGAAGGTGCCGGTCGGTGCGAACCAGATCAAAATGAAGGAAGCGATCAAGCGGGCGATTGCCGAGGCGACGAAGACCGGGAAGCTCCGTCCGAACTCTGTAGACTCTTTAACGGGCGGCAATACCGGCGACAACCTTGGCGACGGGACACCGGTCATCAAGTTCGAGCAGTGGGAGAATGACTACATTGACGCGCGCCTCATCCTGAAGGGCGGCGGCTGTGAGAACAAAAACATCCAGTACAGCCTGCCTTGCGAGCTGGACGGGCTTGGCCGCGCGGGACGCGATCTGGACGGAATCCGCAAGTGTGTGATGCACTCCGTTTACCAGGCTCAAGGCCAGGGATGCAGTGCCGGATTTATCGGCGTCGGCATCGGCGGCGACCGGACGAGCGGGTATGAGCTTGCGAAGGAGCAGCTGTTCCGGAGCAATGAGGACGTCAACCCGATCCCGGAACTCCGGGAGCTTGAGGAGTATGTACTGGAAAACGCCAACAAACTGGGGATCGGCACAATGGGCTTCGGCGGCGAAACGACGCTGCTTGGCTGCAAGGCCGGCGCCATCAACCGCATTCCGGCGAGCTTCTTCGTTTCCGTTGCGTACAACTGCTGGGCCTTCAGACGCCTTGGCATGAAAATCAATCCGGAAACCGGCGACATTCAGGAATGGCTGTACCAGGAAGGCGAAGAAATCGATTTTGCCAAAGAGGTAGCGGCTGCGGCTGAGGAGATCGCTCCGGCTGAAGAAATTATTCTGGAAGCACCGATTACGGAAGAAAAAATCCGCTCCCTTAAAGTGGGCGATGTCGTGAAAATCACCGGCATGATGTACACAGGCCGTGACGCCATCCATAAATACCTGTCCGAAAACGATGCGCCGATCGATTTGAACGGGCAGATCATCTACCACTGCGGACCGGTCATGCTGAAGGATGAAAACGAGCAGTGGCACGTGAAAGCAGCGGGTCCGACAACAAGCATCCGCGAAGAGCCTTACCAGGGTGACATCATGAAACGCTTCGGCATCCGCGCCGTCATCGGAAAAGGCGGTATGGGCGCCAAAACGCTGAAGGCACTTGAAGAGCACGGCGGCGTCTACCTGAACGCTATCGGAGGCGCGGCCCAGTATTACGCCGACTGCATCAAATCCGTCGAAGGCGTCGACCTCATGCAATTCGGAATCCCGGAAGCGATGTGGCACCTGAAGGTACAGGACTTCAAAGCCGTTGTCACAATGGATTCCCACGGAAACAGCCTTCATCAAGACGTCGAACAGAGCTCGCTTGAGAGACTGGCGCAGTTTAAGGAGCCGGTTTTTAAATAA
- a CDS encoding transposase, which yields MKRKNGPIEDVKKKYVRMALESGNTAFLARKLSVAPSTLSGWVRQYRDEVELEMKMEGVSPLSENSGTDEIQKKYDQAMKLLGEKELEVEMLREMIKKKSKR from the coding sequence ATGAAGAGAAAGAATGGTCCGATTGAGGACGTAAAGAAGAAATATGTCAGAATGGCATTAGAGTCCGGCAATACGGCTTTCCTAGCCAGGAAATTATCAGTAGCTCCTTCTACTCTGTCTGGGTGGGTGCGCCAGTATCGGGATGAAGTCGAATTAGAGATGAAAATGGAGGGTGTCTCTCCCCTTTCTGAAAACTCTGGTACGGATGAGATCCAGAAAAAATATGATCAAGCCATGAAACTGTTAGGGGAAAAAGAGCTGGAAGTTGAAATGCTTCGAGAAATGATAAAAAAAAAATCGAAACGCTAA
- a CDS encoding IS3 family transposase, translating into METLTDKVEFAKEWVEAGFAVTRVINIVGISKSTYYYQQANPIPAKRVAGGRPIPGFSLNSKGKRVSDEQIKAYLVKLIGGMEAVYGYRKLTSCLKRKHHLTISKKKVYRLCKEMGILFPLKIRNNKYPRKIARNRIVTGPNQMWQIDIKYGYIPGIERFFYLASAIDVYDRKIVGFYLGKTCGGKDITKMLKTALRARNIENSGEEKLVLRTDNGPQFIGIQFQEFCLENKERLEHERIPPKSPNLNAYIESFHSVLERECYQRHEFQTFEEANEVVKEYIQFYNNKRLHGSLEDWPPAVYFQKHKKGEVKPRKIAL; encoded by the coding sequence ATCGAAACGCTAACCGATAAAGTCGAATTCGCAAAAGAATGGGTAGAAGCCGGGTTTGCGGTCACTCGGGTAATCAACATTGTGGGAATATCTAAGTCCACTTACTATTATCAACAGGCCAATCCCATTCCGGCGAAAAGGGTAGCTGGCGGAAGGCCTATCCCCGGTTTTTCCTTGAACTCAAAAGGAAAACGTGTATCTGACGAGCAAATCAAAGCGTACTTGGTCAAGCTGATCGGTGGTATGGAGGCGGTCTATGGGTATCGGAAACTGACAAGCTGCCTAAAACGGAAGCACCATCTGACCATCAGTAAAAAGAAGGTGTACCGTCTGTGCAAGGAAATGGGGATCCTGTTCCCTTTAAAAATTCGAAACAATAAGTACCCCAGAAAGATTGCCAGGAATCGAATCGTCACAGGTCCAAATCAAATGTGGCAGATTGACATCAAATATGGATACATCCCAGGCATAGAGCGTTTTTTCTACCTGGCAAGCGCGATAGACGTGTACGATCGGAAGATTGTCGGCTTTTATTTAGGGAAAACATGCGGCGGGAAAGATATCACAAAAATGCTTAAGACGGCTCTCAGAGCCCGTAACATAGAAAATTCCGGCGAAGAGAAGCTGGTGCTTAGAACCGATAATGGACCCCAGTTTATCGGGATCCAATTTCAAGAGTTCTGCCTGGAAAACAAAGAGAGGCTGGAGCATGAACGAATTCCTCCAAAGTCACCTAATTTGAATGCTTATATCGAGTCCTTTCATAGCGTCCTCGAACGAGAGTGTTACCAGCGACACGAATTCCAGACATTCGAAGAGGCTAATGAAGTCGTGAAGGAATACATTCAGTTTTACAATAACAAAAGACTGCATGGAAGCCTTGAGGACTGGCCTCCAGCTGTCTATTTTCAGAAACATAAAAAGGGTGAAGTAAAACCCAGAAAGATCGCTCTTTGA
- a CDS encoding pentapeptide repeat-containing protein: protein MSAKPLSQLQADCENCFGLCCVALPYAKSADFPIDKDGGTPCRNLQADYRCGIHQALREKGFKGCTVFECFGAGQKVSQVTYGGNDWRDHPDTAKEMFEVFPIMQQLHEMLGYLHEALNRKETESIYRDLQAALEQTAALTELDPESIISLNVPAHRSIVNELLIRTSELVRKNTARKKHKKLDYIGAKLKGANLKGASLRGALLIAADLRNADIRLADMIGADLRDADLSGADLRGSIFLTQVQVNSARGDGETKLPEGLNKPLHWFKK, encoded by the coding sequence GTGTCAGCAAAACCACTATCTCAGCTGCAGGCAGACTGCGAAAACTGCTTCGGCTTATGCTGTGTGGCACTTCCCTATGCGAAGTCAGCTGATTTTCCAATTGATAAAGATGGCGGAACCCCATGCCGTAACCTGCAGGCCGATTACCGGTGCGGGATTCATCAGGCTTTAAGAGAAAAAGGGTTCAAGGGCTGTACGGTGTTTGAATGCTTCGGGGCCGGCCAAAAAGTCTCCCAGGTTACATACGGAGGAAACGACTGGCGCGACCACCCGGATACGGCGAAGGAAATGTTTGAGGTGTTTCCGATCATGCAGCAGCTTCATGAAATGCTGGGCTACCTGCATGAAGCCCTCAACCGAAAAGAAACTGAGTCGATCTACAGGGATCTCCAGGCGGCTCTCGAACAGACGGCAGCCCTTACGGAACTCGATCCCGAATCCATCATCAGCCTTAATGTTCCAGCGCACCGATCCATCGTAAATGAACTCCTTATACGCACAAGTGAACTCGTCCGAAAAAACACAGCCCGTAAAAAACACAAGAAACTCGACTATATCGGAGCGAAGCTAAAGGGAGCCAACCTAAAGGGAGCAAGCTTAAGAGGGGCCCTGCTCATTGCCGCCGATCTCCGGAACGCCGATATAAGACTCGCCGACATGATTGGAGCCGACTTGCGGGATGCCGATTTAAGCGGAGCGGATTTAAGAGGGAGTATTTTTCTTACACAGGTGCAGGTGAATTCGGCAAGGGGAGACGGGGAGACGAAGCTGCCGGAAGGATTAAACAAGCCCCTCCACTGGTTTAAAAAATGA
- a CDS encoding GNAT family N-acetyltransferase: MIPIIETKRLILRPYRQDDAERVEELAGDAKVAETTAAIPHPYPKGLASSWIGRHEEKARTLGSYTFAVALKSTDELLGTMTLRIDQDDRKAELGYWFGVMHWGNGYCTEAAGQLVKYAFNQFNLNKIWAGVMTKNTPSIRILQKLGFHHEGTFKEDMLKDGVYEDVAYYGLLKSEYGR, encoded by the coding sequence ATGATCCCAATTATTGAAACCAAAAGATTAATCCTGCGCCCCTACAGGCAGGATGATGCAGAACGGGTAGAAGAACTGGCAGGAGATGCGAAAGTGGCCGAAACAACGGCGGCCATTCCCCATCCGTATCCAAAGGGTCTCGCTTCTTCCTGGATCGGCAGGCATGAGGAAAAAGCGCGGACACTCGGCAGCTATACCTTTGCCGTCGCGTTAAAATCGACGGATGAACTGCTCGGGACCATGACGCTGAGAATCGATCAGGACGACAGAAAAGCAGAGCTTGGATACTGGTTCGGGGTCATGCACTGGGGGAACGGCTATTGCACGGAAGCGGCCGGTCAATTAGTGAAGTACGCATTTAATCAATTTAATTTGAATAAAATCTGGGCCGGTGTCATGACAAAAAATACGCCATCCATCCGGATCCTGCAAAAGCTCGGCTTTCATCATGAAGGAACGTTCAAGGAGGATATGCTGAAAGACGGAGTGTATGAAGATGTTGCCTATTACGGGCTTTTAAAGAGCGAATATGGACGATGA
- a CDS encoding kinase → MDDDQLTALLTRIPSSLQKERFILGVDGLSRSGKTTLVKKLKTLLEQNHTPVYVFHIDDYIEKRNKRYNTGQKEWFEYYGLQWNVNGLKETFFSRLRSESEITLPFYESETDTMINQLVKLPEACVIIIEGVFLQRGEWREFFDFMVFLDCPRDKRFLRESAHTQVLMEKFQNRYWPAEDYYVKMEKPEENADLVLIEK, encoded by the coding sequence ATGGACGATGACCAATTAACGGCTTTATTGACCCGCATCCCAAGCTCTTTACAAAAAGAGCGGTTTATTTTAGGTGTAGACGGCTTAAGCCGTTCAGGCAAAACAACCCTGGTAAAAAAACTAAAAACACTCCTGGAGCAGAATCACACTCCAGTATATGTCTTCCATATAGATGACTATATTGAAAAAAGAAATAAACGGTACAATACGGGCCAGAAAGAATGGTTTGAGTATTATGGACTTCAATGGAATGTAAACGGACTGAAGGAAACCTTTTTCAGCCGTTTAAGAAGCGAGTCCGAAATCACGCTCCCCTTTTACGAGAGTGAAACAGATACCATGATAAATCAGCTGGTCAAGCTTCCTGAAGCCTGCGTTATCATCATTGAAGGAGTCTTCCTTCAGCGAGGCGAATGGAGGGAGTTCTTTGACTTTATGGTGTTTCTGGACTGCCCGAGGGACAAACGGTTCTTGAGAGAAAGCGCCCATACCCAAGTGCTCATGGAGAAGTTCCAGAATCGATACTGGCCGGCAGAAGATTATTATGTAAAAATGGAAAAACCTGAAGAGAATGCGGACTTGGTGCTGATTGAAAAGTGA
- a CDS encoding GNAT family N-acetyltransferase: MTVSWKEITLHNQEGFAEAMAMYDQAFPIEIREPHDVFQNSMRTGSYRFLLGMEGEEILSFATGHYLKEVNAGFIVYLLANPLVRSRGIGTQTLLKLEEWLEEDARSAGCDSIEAIILKTEKLELVHTEEEKEDCVKRTRFYNKNGYQEAKGIRYIQPPLFQGQIPVPLNLYVKNHQQTLPSRERIAEYVQAMYRGKYSLANGVDQAILSDLLAKI; encoded by the coding sequence ATGACGGTTAGTTGGAAAGAGATCACTTTACATAATCAAGAGGGTTTTGCGGAAGCGATGGCGATGTATGATCAGGCATTTCCGATTGAGATCCGGGAGCCTCATGATGTGTTTCAAAATAGTATGCGCACCGGGTCGTACCGGTTTCTCCTTGGGATGGAGGGAGAGGAAATCCTTTCTTTTGCCACAGGGCATTATTTAAAAGAAGTGAATGCCGGGTTCATTGTCTACCTTCTTGCGAATCCGCTTGTCCGAAGCCGGGGGATTGGTACGCAGACCTTGCTGAAACTGGAGGAATGGCTTGAAGAGGATGCACGTTCAGCAGGATGTGATTCCATAGAAGCGATCATTTTGAAGACGGAAAAGCTGGAACTGGTTCATACGGAGGAAGAGAAAGAGGATTGCGTGAAAAGGACCCGTTTCTACAATAAAAACGGATACCAGGAGGCAAAGGGGATCCGTTATATACAGCCTCCTCTTTTCCAAGGCCAGATTCCAGTGCCGCTGAATCTGTATGTTAAAAATCATCAGCAAACCTTGCCCTCCAGAGAACGGATAGCTGAATATGTCCAGGCGATGTACCGTGGCAAATACAGCCTTGCCAACGGAGTGGATCAAGCGATTTTGTCTGATTTGCTCGCTAAAATATAA
- the pdaA gene encoding delta-lactam-biosynthetic de-N-acetylase, whose product MILFPNAAQAVSNAPINWGFAKSRNHEPAQVGKEREQLLEKYSSFYLGNPKKKDIYLTFDNGYENGYTPKVLDVLKKHHVPATFFVTGHYLEDQPALVQRMAKEGHIVGNHSWFHPDLTAVGDARLKAELDNVGKRVKSLTGQDAHYLRPPRGVFSERVLSLANDYGYQTVFWSLAYVDWKTDAQRGWRYAYDNMMNQIHPGAIMLLHTVSKDNADALEKAVVDLKKQGYRFRSLDDLMMEKSELPI is encoded by the coding sequence ATGATTCTGTTCCCTAACGCTGCCCAGGCCGTATCCAATGCGCCGATTAACTGGGGATTTGCAAAAAGCAGAAATCATGAGCCGGCACAAGTGGGCAAAGAACGGGAGCAGCTGCTTGAGAAATACAGCTCCTTCTATCTTGGAAATCCGAAGAAGAAGGATATCTATCTTACATTTGATAACGGATATGAAAACGGATATACGCCAAAGGTGCTGGATGTCCTGAAGAAGCATCACGTTCCGGCGACCTTCTTTGTGACCGGACATTATTTGGAGGACCAGCCCGCGCTCGTTCAGCGGATGGCGAAAGAAGGCCATATCGTCGGCAACCATTCCTGGTTCCATCCCGATCTCACTGCTGTCGGGGATGCCCGTCTGAAAGCAGAGCTGGATAACGTCGGCAAGCGCGTGAAAAGCTTGACGGGACAGGATGCCCATTATCTTCGCCCGCCAAGAGGGGTGTTCAGCGAACGAGTGCTATCGCTTGCCAATGACTATGGCTATCAAACCGTCTTCTGGTCGCTTGCCTATGTGGACTGGAAAACCGATGCCCAGCGCGGCTGGCGCTATGCCTATGACAATATGATGAACCAGATTCACCCGGGAGCGATTATGCTGCTGCATACGGTGTCGAAGGATAACGCGGATGCATTGGAAAAAGCGGTCGTCGATTTGAAAAAACAAGGGTACCGATTCCGGAGCCTGGATGATTTGATGATGGAAAAGTCGGAGCTGCCAATCTAG
- a CDS encoding PPK2 family polyphosphate kinase, translating into MNVNDYKIEGNKEINLKNYPTSENHGYSEEELLNHHIPESVEKLKDLHWKLHADEKKGIVVVLQAMDAAGKDEAISYIFSNLNAQGLKTTSFQKPSDTERSHDYLWRIREGLPERGEIGILNRSHYEDVIAPRVHDLLEEGMIPDDKNEHDVWKMRYRQINDFERYLVENGFEVVKFFFNMSKEEQKNRLLERMKNPKKNWEFSFSDVEEREHWDSYQHIFEDMLNHTSTEYAPWHILPADDEWYSRYIITQTMIECLEKIDPQFPEISEENRKKLDEYIEKLENE; encoded by the coding sequence ATGAACGTTAACGATTATAAAATTGAAGGCAATAAAGAAATTAACCTTAAAAATTATCCGACATCGGAAAACCACGGATACAGCGAAGAGGAATTGCTCAATCATCATATTCCCGAAAGTGTCGAGAAGCTGAAGGACCTGCACTGGAAACTTCATGCCGATGAGAAAAAAGGGATTGTTGTCGTGCTGCAGGCGATGGATGCAGCGGGGAAGGATGAGGCGATCAGCTATATCTTTTCGAATTTGAATGCACAGGGTTTGAAAACGACCTCGTTTCAAAAACCGTCTGATACAGAACGCAGCCATGACTATCTGTGGAGGATCCGGGAGGGGCTTCCTGAAAGAGGAGAGATCGGCATCCTGAACCGCTCGCATTATGAAGATGTCATTGCTCCAAGGGTGCACGATTTGCTGGAAGAAGGCATGATTCCGGATGATAAGAACGAGCACGACGTCTGGAAAATGCGCTACCGCCAGATCAATGATTTCGAACGGTACCTCGTGGAAAACGGATTTGAAGTCGTGAAATTCTTCTTTAATATGTCAAAGGAAGAACAGAAAAACAGACTGCTGGAGCGGATGAAAAATCCAAAAAAGAACTGGGAGTTCTCCTTCAGCGATGTTGAAGAGCGGGAGCACTGGGACAGCTACCAGCATATCTTTGAAGACATGCTGAACCACACCTCGACGGAATATGCCCCGTGGCACATCCTTCCGGCAGATGATGAATGGTATTCACGCTACATTATCACCCAAACCATGATTGAATGCCTGGAGAAAATTGATCCGCAATTTCCGGAAATCTCAGAGGAAAACCGGAAGAAGCTGGATGAGTATATTGAGAAACTAGAGAATGAGTAA
- a CDS encoding GNAT family N-acetyltransferase, producing the protein MTTFTLDLGEILLCEFNIEDAGDIYRISSEPEVASFLPDWKSTMEQRLDWVTNYEIPANKEFLLAEEAADEHLKLGIIDKESGRFIGWCCTGIKDELPAPNREVMYAVSAEFTGRGYTTLAVKGLSRYLFEEKKADILNAIALETNPASNRVIEKSGFRFLRKVVLEGGKYNHYVRMAVS; encoded by the coding sequence ATGACAACCTTTACTCTAGACTTGGGGGAAATCCTTCTCTGCGAGTTCAACATAGAAGATGCGGGTGACATCTATCGGATCTCAAGCGAACCGGAAGTCGCCTCCTTCCTACCCGACTGGAAATCCACGATGGAACAGCGGCTGGATTGGGTGACGAATTATGAAATCCCGGCGAACAAGGAATTTTTACTGGCCGAAGAAGCGGCAGACGAGCATTTGAAGCTCGGAATCATCGATAAAGAAAGCGGACGCTTTATCGGCTGGTGCTGTACAGGGATCAAAGATGAACTGCCTGCTCCCAACCGGGAAGTGATGTACGCGGTGTCCGCAGAATTCACCGGACGCGGCTATACGACACTTGCAGTAAAAGGACTGAGCCGCTATTTGTTTGAAGAAAAAAAGGCGGATATCCTGAATGCGATTGCGCTTGAAACCAACCCTGCCTCGAACCGGGTGATTGAGAAAAGCGGTTTTCGATTTCTTCGGAAGGTTGTTCTGGAGGGCGGAAAGTATAATCATTATGTAAGGATGGCTGTTTCATAA